A DNA window from Arachis hypogaea cultivar Tifrunner chromosome 18, arahy.Tifrunner.gnm2.J5K5, whole genome shotgun sequence contains the following coding sequences:
- the LOC112770738 gene encoding E3 ubiquitin-protein ligase RHF2A isoform X2: protein MLVTMLAASVLKPSVTVILPPYDPNFFLSRFILTWISIFRCQRSSQCPMCWQPISLKDPSSQELLEAVERERNFRLNPPRNATIFHHPTLGDFELQHLPVGANDADLEEHIIQHLAAAAAMGRARHIARREGQRNRSSAQGRPHFLVWSTHPNSPPVAPASSSPTHSQRGDGEPTPAVTFATLSPAPATGEESPQLISVPPVLAEQVSASGSGPAVHTTDHQGSSNNRRSPSQSSPSSQDRAGPSELQSFSESLKSKLNAVSSRYKESISKSTRGWKERWFSRNTSMSDIGSEVRREVNAGIATVSRMMERLETRDSNRSNSNTNSNTAPSNLEHGSGQGSSDPHLTEPEGSQLRDTNTKTSCAAGSSSS from the exons ATGCTTGTGACGATGCTTGCAGCATCTGTCTTGAAGCCTTCTGTGACAGTGATCCTTCCACCGTATGACCCTAACTTTTTTTTATCAC GTTTCATTTTGACCTGGATTTCAATCTTTAGGTGTCAGAGAAGCTCCCAGTGTCCCATGTGTTGGCAACCCATCAGTCTCAAAGATCCATCCAG CCAGGAACTTCTTGAGGCTGTGGAAAGAGAGAGGAACTTTAGGTTAAATCCACCTAGAAACGCCACAATATTTCATCATCCAACTCTGGGGGATTTTGAGTTACAACAT TTGCCAGTTGGAGCAAATGATGCTGATCTTGAGGAGCATATAATCCAACACTTGGCTGCTGCTGCTGCAATGGGCCGAGCACGTCACATTGCAAGACGGGAAGGCCAGAGAAACAGGTCATCAGCTCAAGGTCGCCCTCATTTTTTGGTATGGTCGACCCATCCCAATTCTCCTCCTGTCGCTCCTGCTTCTTCCTCTCCTACTCACAGCCAGAGGGGGGACGGTGAACCAACACCTGCAGTTACTTTTGCCACTCTTTCTCCAGCTCCTGCAACTGGAGAAGAATCACCACAGCTTATTTCAGTTCCTCCTGTTCTAGCTGAACAGGTTTCTGCTTCAGGATCTGGGCCTGCTGTACACACCACTGATCATCAGGGATCATCTAACAATAG GAGATCTCCTAGCCAGTCTTCTCCAAGTAGTCAGGATAGAGCGGGGCCATCGGAATTACAGTCCTTTTCAGAATCCCTGAAATCTAAATTAAATGCTGTGTCGTCAAG ATACAAGGAGTCAATTTCGAAGAGCACAAGAGGGTGGAAGGAGAGATGGTTCTCTCGTAATACTTCTATGTCTGATATTGGATCTGAAGTCAGACGAGAAGTTAATGCTGGGATTGCAACTGTGTCACGAATGATGGAACGCCTGGAAACCAGAGACAGTAACAGAAGTAATAGCAATACCAATAGCAATACTGCACCAAGTAATTTGGAGCATGGTTCAGGTCAGGGATCAAGTGATCCGCATTTAACAGAACCTGAAGGGAGTCAACTGAGAGACACCAACACAAAAACATCTTGTGCTGCAGGTTCTAGTTCTAGTTAA
- the LOC112770738 gene encoding E3 ubiquitin-protein ligase RHF2A isoform X1, translated as MEGSPGIEDSGKSEAHLTSAAAFVEGGIQDACDDACSICLEAFCDSDPSTVTSCKHEFHFQCILEWCQRSSQCPMCWQPISLKDPSSQELLEAVERERNFRLNPPRNATIFHHPTLGDFELQHLPVGANDADLEEHIIQHLAAAAAMGRARHIARREGQRNRSSAQGRPHFLVWSTHPNSPPVAPASSSPTHSQRGDGEPTPAVTFATLSPAPATGEESPQLISVPPVLAEQVSASGSGPAVHTTDHQGSSNNRRSPSQSSPSSQDRAGPSELQSFSESLKSKLNAVSSRYKESISKSTRGWKERWFSRNTSMSDIGSEVRREVNAGIATVSRMMERLETRDSNRSNSNTNSNTAPSNLEHGSGQGSSDPHLTEPEGSQLRDTNTKTSCAAGSSSS; from the exons ATGGAG GGATCTCCTGGGATTGAAGATAGCGGCAAGTCTGAGGCGCATTTGACTTCAGCTGCTGCTTTTGTGGAGGGTGGAATTCAGGATGCTTGTGACGATGCTTGCAGCATCTGTCTTGAAGCCTTCTGTGACAGTGATCCTTCCACC GTGACAAGTTGCAAGCATGAGTTTCATTTTCAGTGCATTCTGGAATG GTGTCAGAGAAGCTCCCAGTGTCCCATGTGTTGGCAACCCATCAGTCTCAAAGATCCATCCAG CCAGGAACTTCTTGAGGCTGTGGAAAGAGAGAGGAACTTTAGGTTAAATCCACCTAGAAACGCCACAATATTTCATCATCCAACTCTGGGGGATTTTGAGTTACAACAT TTGCCAGTTGGAGCAAATGATGCTGATCTTGAGGAGCATATAATCCAACACTTGGCTGCTGCTGCTGCAATGGGCCGAGCACGTCACATTGCAAGACGGGAAGGCCAGAGAAACAGGTCATCAGCTCAAGGTCGCCCTCATTTTTTGGTATGGTCGACCCATCCCAATTCTCCTCCTGTCGCTCCTGCTTCTTCCTCTCCTACTCACAGCCAGAGGGGGGACGGTGAACCAACACCTGCAGTTACTTTTGCCACTCTTTCTCCAGCTCCTGCAACTGGAGAAGAATCACCACAGCTTATTTCAGTTCCTCCTGTTCTAGCTGAACAGGTTTCTGCTTCAGGATCTGGGCCTGCTGTACACACCACTGATCATCAGGGATCATCTAACAATAG GAGATCTCCTAGCCAGTCTTCTCCAAGTAGTCAGGATAGAGCGGGGCCATCGGAATTACAGTCCTTTTCAGAATCCCTGAAATCTAAATTAAATGCTGTGTCGTCAAG ATACAAGGAGTCAATTTCGAAGAGCACAAGAGGGTGGAAGGAGAGATGGTTCTCTCGTAATACTTCTATGTCTGATATTGGATCTGAAGTCAGACGAGAAGTTAATGCTGGGATTGCAACTGTGTCACGAATGATGGAACGCCTGGAAACCAGAGACAGTAACAGAAGTAATAGCAATACCAATAGCAATACTGCACCAAGTAATTTGGAGCATGGTTCAGGTCAGGGATCAAGTGATCCGCATTTAACAGAACCTGAAGGGAGTCAACTGAGAGACACCAACACAAAAACATCTTGTGCTGCAGGTTCTAGTTCTAGTTAA
- the LOC112769490 gene encoding uncharacterized protein, producing MEAGKNEIIDFIEEYIIHRFGISQTLSTDQGTMFTGQRIKNFTTSININMVTSTSYYAQANGQIEAANKILINLIKKQIGRKPQTWHETLSQVLWAYRNSPRSATCTSPYKLVYGHNAVLPLEINLNTLRIMKQDDLLIEDYWNAMYDELNDLNLERILALENMVR from the coding sequence ATGGAGGCTGGGAAAAATGAAATTATAGACTTCATCGAGGAGTATATAATTCACCGATTTGGGATTTCCCAAACTTTAAGTACCGATCAGGGAACTATGTTTACTGGTCAACGTATTAAGAATTTTACAACTTCGATAAATATTAATATGGTTACTTCGACCTCCTATTATGCACAAGCTAATGGGCAAATCGAGGCAGCAAATAAAATATTGATCAATTTGATTAAGAAGCAAATTGGTCGTAAACCTCAAACTTGGCATGAGACTTTGAGTCAAgtgttatgggcttacagaaactCACCAAGAAGTGCAACATGTACTTCTCCTTATAAGTTGGTGTATGGTCATAATGCAGTTTTGCCATTGGAAATTAATCTTAATACCTTAAGAATAATGAAGCAAGATGACTTGCTAATCGAAGATTATTGGAATGCAATGTATGACGAGTTGAATGACTTGAATTTAGAACGTATTCTAGCACTTGAGAATATGGTTCGGTAG